One region of Polypterus senegalus isolate Bchr_013 chromosome 11, ASM1683550v1, whole genome shotgun sequence genomic DNA includes:
- the LOC120539781 gene encoding E-selectin-like yields the protein MMDIILMILVGFRLFVLLVHGSQEFNYHYVKEPMNWTNAQAYCKSNFTDLVTITDEKELQEILNNLTKENVSDAVIWIGLKDINMTNGTWSNGETFTYRNWNKGEPNNKQIACGCMYYHRNEVNHNGTWNDCGCNNTRTAICYAVKRKFHAVNNAMIWVSAFQYCNSYYNGLATIRSGRDEWHLLKHLNETNIQEKVWIGMRSSMIFGHWFWMNDDPITYQNWINDTSEGIRDTCFCTSLDPNQKKWVRQACAERASFVCYTDN from the exons GATTCAGATTGTTTGTACTGCTTGTGCACGGATCCCAGGAGTTTAACTATCATTATGTAAAAGAACCGATGAACTGGACAAATGCACAGGCTTACTGCAAGAGTAACTTCACTGACTTGGTGACTATTACAGATGAGAAAGAACTTCAGGAAATTCTGAACAatcttacaaaagaaaatgtctctgATGCAGTAATCTGGATTGGGCTAAAAGATATAAATATGACCAATGGAACATGGAGCAACGGTGAAACATTTACCTACCGAAACTGGAATAAAGGGGAACCAAACAATAAACAGATAGCCTGTGGCTGCATGTACTACCACAGAAATGAAGTAAATCACAATGGCACTTGGAATGACTGTGGCTGTAATAACACTAGGACCGCCATCTGCTATGCAG TGAAAAGGAAGTTCCATGCTGTGAACAACGCAATGATTTGGGTCTCAGCTTTTCAGTACTGCAATTCCTATTACAATGGCCTCGCCACCATCCGAAGTGGAAGAGATGAGTGGCATTTGCTGAAGCACCTCAATGAAACCAACATACAGGAGAAAGTGTGGATTGGAATGAGGAGCTCCATGATCTTTGGACACTGGTTCTGGATGAATGATGACCCAATCACTTACCAAAACTGGATAAATGACACGTCAGAGGGCATTCGAGACACTTGTTTCTGTACCAGCCTGGATCCGAATCAGAAGAAGTGGGTCAGGCAGGCCTGTGCAGAACGAGCTTCATTTGTCTGCTATACAG ACAACTAG